One region of Culex pipiens pallens isolate TS chromosome 2, TS_CPP_V2, whole genome shotgun sequence genomic DNA includes:
- the LOC120421984 gene encoding uncharacterized protein LOC120421984 has product MRCIKDARLFSNSIQFRIQTCLAMWSVVLLSLGLLANGSRGDLGLTITIPNLVADVQAAIGQGIAPITNANSTIQVNVGSDVSGALQAVVAESNAISISIGPVFQATQLAASDSTNPPSVVFANLYGTVNAAKLVLEQSAGVLQQFQPAVSDRVYLAITSNLTKLQDDLDVLTLNLIALGTAVNVVQLTNIIPITSLNVGSIVTPALVASLTNTLKSLSTSVANLGFLFNDIVKQTTDAISIVSSTNSTASAAIATLGTQLTSFINSVATVGNRFGLVLTTLSNNIAAVHSPITGASSSFNGGNIVNLTQYLNTVVQSTQQLSQNLTTLFQDLQNNVQQTFVEQVDVAINQIYSASLGLAQRAGISDSIFKNNCYQKYNLLLQQPSVQVSRLNACLLSEADSLTKIQQLLDYLLAQVQTDATAITNNKLATCTTLNGACILSVSFCITRLQIHLFSRSSLF; this is encoded by the coding sequence ATGCGCTGTATAAAAGATGCACGTCTCTTCTCAAACAGCATTCAGTTTCGGATTCAAACTTGCTTAGCCATGTGGAGTGTTGTACTGCTTTCGTTGGGGCTTTTGGCCAATGGCTCCCGCGGTGATTTGGGACTGACTATTACCATTCCAAATTTGGTTGCCGACGTGCAGGCTGCAATCGGGCAAGGCATAGCACCGATCACCAACGCTAACTCTACGATTCAGGTCAATGTTGGTTCCGATGTGAGCGGAGCGTTGCAGGCTGTGGTGGCCGAATCGAACGCGATAAGCATCAGTATTGGTCCAGTGTTCCAGGCTACGCAACTGGCGGCTTCCGACTCGACAAATCCTCCGTCAGTTGTGTTTGCGAATCTGTACGGAACGGTGAATGCTGCCAAGTTGGTACTTGAACAGTCTGCTGGCGTCTTGCAACAGTTTCAACCGGCCGTTAGTGACCGGGTTTACCTTGCTATCACGAGTAACCTTACAAAGCTGCAAGATGATCTGGACGTGCTGACGCTGAACTTAATTGCGCTGGGAACTGCTGTTAACGTGGTGCAATTGACCAACATTATACCCATCACCAGTTTGAACGTTGGCAGCATTGTAACGCCCGCGCTGGTCGCAAGTTTGACCAATACGCTGAAAAGCCTCTCCACGAGCGTCGCAAATCTGGGATTTCTTTTTAACGATATTGTGAAACAGACAACCGATGCAATTAGCATCGTGTCCAGTACCAACTCAACGGCCAGTGCAGCAATTGCCACGCTCGGGACGCAGTTGACTAGCTTTATCAACTCCGTAGCCACCGTAGGTAATAGGTTTGGCCTAGTTCTGACAACGCTATCCAACAACATCGCTGCCGTGCACTCGCCCATCACGGGAGCATCCTCTAGCTTTAACGGCGGAAATATCGTGAACTTAACACAATACTTGAACACCGTTGTGCAGTCCACGCAACAGCTCTCGCAGAACTTAACCACTCTGTTCCAAGATCTGCAGAACAACGTCCAGCAAACGTTTGTCGAGCAGGTTGATGTTGCCATTAATCAGATCTACAGCGCCAGCCTAGGACTGGCCCAACGGGCTGGTATCTCGGATAGCATCTTTAAGAACAATTGCTACCAGAAATACAACCTGCTGCTTCAGCAACCATCAGTGCAAGTTTCCCGTCTAAACGCCTGCTTACTGTCAGAAGCTGATTCCCTTACCAAGATTCAACAACTGCTTGATTATCTTCTGGCCCAGGTGCAAACGGATGCTACGGCGATTACGAACAACAAATTGGCCACTTGCACCACGCTGAACGGGGCTTGCATTTTGTCGGTAAGTTTTTGTATCACCCGGCTTCAGATCCACCTCTTCTCAAGATCTTCTTTATTCTGA